Proteins from one Candida orthopsilosis Co 90-125, chromosome 2 draft sequence genomic window:
- a CDS encoding Ilv1 threonine dehydratase has protein sequence MISLRPVMASRQILASISLHSSKSFIRKSTTVASVSKWPELSDSDFIQNPQGSNSKQPDYIKLILTSRVYDVVSDAGTPLSHAINLSRRCGSNIYLKREDLLPVFSFKLRGAYNMIAHLHSNAKQPMSGVIACSAGNHAQGVAYSANKLNIPATIVMPTPTPSIKYSNVSRLGSQVVLYGDDFDSAKQECARLSKENNLVNIPPFNHPYVVAGQGTVALEITRQLRLDKLDAIFVPVGGGGLIAGVAVYLKHIAPHVKIIGVETYDADALYQSLKNKESVQLNKVGQFADGTAVKVLGDETWRLCKDLVDEVVLVNTDEICAAIKDIFEDTRSITEPSGALSVAGLKKYIENHPEIDHKNKTYVPILSGANMNFDRLRFVSERAVLGEGKEVSLAVTIPEKPGEFAILQQLINPRAITEFSYRCSGLEKANIFVSFNVTDKKAEKPSVIDAMTKAGFEVVDISDNELAKSHGRYLVGGKSHISRTENEKLYSFEFPEKPNALFNFLQALKSDWDISLFNYRNHGHDVGKVLCGFILPDGSEAEFQEFLKKIGYTFVDESDNVFYKKFLKN, from the coding sequence ATGATCAGTCTAAGACCCGTGATGGCATCTAGGCAAATATTAGCGTCAATTAGTCTACATCTGTCCAAATCATTTATTCGAAAAAGTACCACAGTTGCATCTGTTTCCAAATGGCCAGAGCTATCAGACTCAGATTTTATACAAAATCCCCAAGGAAGCAATTCGAAGCAACCGGACTACATCAAATTAATTTTAACTTCGAGAGTTTACGACGTTGTTCTGGATGCAGGTACGCCTTTATCACATGCAATCAACCTATCACGAAGATGTGGTTCAAATATATATCTCAAACGTGAGGATTTGTTACcagttttttctttcaaattgagagGTGCATACAACATGATTGCTCATTTGCATTCTAATGCAAAACAACCGATGTCTGGTGTTATTGCGTGCTCTGCTGGTAATCATGCACAGGGAGTTGCATATTCGGCTAATAAACTAAACATCCCAGCTACAATTGTGATGCCTACTCCCACCCCTTCAATAAAGTACAGCAATGTTTCAAGATTGGGTTCACAGGTTGTCTTGtatggtgatgattttgattctgCCAAGCAAGAGTGCGCGAGGTTAAGTAAGGAAAATAATTTGGTGAATATCCCTCCATTCAATCATCCGTATGTTGTCGCAGGTCAAGGTACAGTTGCGTTGGAAATTACGAGGCAGTTGAGATTAGATAAATTGGACGCCATATTTGTTCCAGTTGGAGGTGGTGGATTAATTGCGGGAGTCGCGGTGTATTTGAAACACATCGCGCCACATGTTAAAATTATTGGTGTGGAAACATATGATGCTGATGCATTGTACCAATCGTTGAAAAATAAGGAGCTGgtccaattgaataaagttGGTCAATTTGCGGATGGAACTGCTGTCAAGGTCCTTGGAGATGAGACCTGGAGATTATGCAAAGATTTAGTCGATGAAGTTGTATTAGTCAATACTGACGAAATTTGTGCAGCTATCAAGGACATTTTCGAGGACACTAGATCTATTACTGAGCCTTCGGGAGCTTTATCTGTTGCAgggttgaaaaagtataTCGAGAACCATCCAGAAATTGATCACAAGAATAAAACATACGTCCCAATATTGTCTGGCGCAAATATGAACTTTGACAGGTTGAGATTTGTAAGTGAGAGAGCCGTATTGGGCGAGGGAAAAGAAGTTTCATTAGCCGTGACAATACCAGAAAAACCAGGTGAATTTGCCATCTTACAACAACTTATCAACCCAAGAGCCATTACAGAGTTTTCGTACAGATGCAGTGGGCTTGAGAAGGCCAACATTTTTGTCTCCTTCAATGTCACTGACAAAAAAGCTGAAAAACCTTCTGTTATTGATGCCATGACCAAAGCGGGATTcgaagttgttgatatttcGGACAATGAGTTGGCAAAATCCCATGGTCGATACTTGGTTGGTGGAAAGTCACACATTTCGAGAACTgagaatgaaaaattatatCTGTTTGAATTTCCAGAGAAACCAAATGCATTGTTCAACTTTTTACAGGCATTGAAGAGTGACTGGGACATCAGTTTATTCAATTATAGAAATCATGGTCATGATGTTGGTAAAGTTCTATGTGGATTTATTTTACCTGATGGGTCAGAGGCCGAGTTTCaagagtttttgaaaaaaattggctATACATTTGTCGATGAGTCAGATAACGTCTTTTAcaagaaatttttaaaaaacTAA